In the genome of Zobellia nedashkovskayae, the window CCATTAAGCTATATAACTTTTTAACGCCTCCTTTAGTATATTAACGGCTCTCTTTAAGTTTTCTTTGTCCAGAACATAGGCAATTCTAATTTGGTTCTTCCCAAGTCCTTCCGAAGCGTAGAATCCTGCTGCTGGTGCAACCATAACAGTTTCATTGTTCAACCTAAAATCTTCTAATAACCATTGTGCAAAATCATCGGCATCTGTAATAGGTAATTCTGCAATGCAATAAAAAGCACCTTGTGGTTTACCTACTTTAATACCTTCAATTTTTTCTAGTTCTTCAATAAGCACGTTTCTACGACCTACATATTCTTCTTTTACGTCATCAAAATAACTTTGAGGTGTTTCTAAAGCGGCTTCACTAGCAATTTGCGCGTAGGTTGGGGGTGATAATCTTGCTTGGGCAAATTTTAGAGCTGTCTTAATAACATCTTTATTCTTTGTAACCAGGCACCCAATACGAGCGCCACACATGCTGTATCTTTTGCTAACGGAGTCTACGATAATGGCATTCTCTTCCAATCCTTCTTCTTGTAAAATTGAGTAGTGTTCTTTTCCGTCGTAGGTAAACTCTCTGTATACTTCGTCTGCAATTAAAAATAGATCATGTTTTTTAACGATTGCAGCCAGTTTTTTGATTTCTTCTTTAGTATACAGGTATCCTGTAGGATTACCAGGATTGCATATAAGAATTGCTTTGGTTTTGGGAGTAATCAACTTTTCGAATTCTTCAATGGCCGGGAGGGCAAAATTAGAATCGATATGAGATATCACAGGAACAACTTTTACCCCTGTTGCGGTTGCAAAACCGTTGTAGTTGGCATAAAAAGGTTCAGGAATAATAATTTCATCATCATTATCCGCAATACTGCCCATAGTAAAAGCCAAAGCTTCGGACCCACCAGTGGTAACTATAATATCTTTAGCTGTTACGTGAATATTGTTTTTGGCATAGTAAGCCGCAAGTTTTTCACGGTATTCTTCTGACCCTTCCGTACGGCTATAGGCAATAACTTCTAGTGTATTATTTTTTACCGCATCTAGCGCTACCTGGGGCGTTTTTATGTCCGGTTGGCCAATATTGAGGTGAATTACTTTTGCCCCTTTTTTCTTTGCTTCTTCTGCATAGGGAACCAATTTTCTAATAGGAGATTCGGGCATAGAAAGCCCTTTATGTGATACTGATGGCATATAGGTTCAATTTAGTTACAAAAATGAGGAAACCAAATGAGAAAACCATACCAGATGGGAAAATCGTTTATTGATAATTTGTTAAAAAAGAACAGATGTATTTATAAATATCGTAAATTATAAAGGGAAAAATGAGAAAAGTTGAAAACGCTACGATTACATATCATCTTTTTTTTAATGTTACTATCTTCTTTGGTAACAGCACAGGGCTTCAACTTGCCCAAAGGTCAAAAAATTGAAAAATTAAAGTTTCAGCTAATAAATAATTTAATTGTAGTGCCCATTGAAGTAAATGGCACTGAATTATCGTTTCTATTGGATTCTGGGGTGAGCACACCTATACTGTTCAATATATCGGAGAAAGATTCTATTCAAATAAACAATGTTTCTGAGATTACCATAAAAGGCTTTGGAGGTGATGTTCCTATAAAGGCACTGGTTTCTAATGGAAACCAATTTCGATTAAAAAATATAACCAACGAAGACCAAAAGCTATTCGTTGTGATGGATAAAAGTATTAATTTTTCAACTTCCATGGGTATTCCTGTACATGGTATTATTGGATACGATCTTTTTAGGGATTTTGTAGTTGATATCAATTATATACGCAAGACCATTAAATTCCGAGATTCAGAAAGTTATGTGTATTCAAAAAATAAAAACAAGCAGGTTCTGCCATTATCTATCAGGTCTAAAAAGGCGTATCTAAATACGGGGCTTTATCTAAAAGATAGAAAAGAGTTTTCTGTAAGGCTTTTGCTGGATACCGGAAGTAGCGATGCTCTCTGGCTTTTTAAGAATGATTCTATAGATGTGCCCGATAAGCATTATGACGACTTTTTGGGTAAAGGTCTTAACGGTAACATTTATGGAAAAAGAACCAAAGTAGATGGCCTGCGTATAGGTCGTTTTATGTTAAACGATGCAAAAGCTGCTTTTCCCGATAAAGAATCTATGCGGGAACTGAAGAATCTAACGGGGCGTAATGGTAGCATTGGTGGCTGCGTTTTAAAGCGTTTTAATGTGGTCTTTGATTACCAACGAAACCGTATTACCTTCAGCAAGAATTCTAACTTTGGCAAACCTTTTAAATACAACCTATCTGGATTAGACCTGCAACATGAAGGCATTCGTTATATAGCGGAAAGTATTGCGGATGACCAAGGAGTAGTATATAATCATAAAAGCGATTTTGGTAATGTGCAGTTGCTTTTTGAGGGTCAGACTAGATTAAGTGTTGCTCCAGAAATTATTGTGTCTGCCATTAGGGCAGGGAGCCCCGCGCATGAAGCGGGCCTGAAGGAGGGTGATGTTATCTTGGCGGTAAACGGTAAAAAAATTCACCGTTATAAGCTTCAAGATATTCTGGAGATGATCAATGAAAAAGAAGGGAAACGTGTTAAATTACTTATTGAACGGTATAATTCTGATTTGCTCTTCTCCTTTGTTCTTAAGAATATGCTCAAATAAAAAAACCCAATCTTTCGATCGGGGTTTAATTTAAATTTTTAGATAATGTTATTTGCCATCCGCGGCTTTAACTTCACCTTTAATTTTAAGAACCTTAGTAGGTGTATCTGCATTAGAAATAACGGTTATTGCTTTTCTAATTGGACCTACACGGTTGGTGTCATATTTTACAGAAATCTCTCCTGTCTTACCCGGTAAAATTGGGTCTTCAGGTTTTTTAGGAATGGTACAACCACAACTAGAGCTTACTTTGCTAATAATTAAAGGCGCTTGGCCGGTATTGGTAAATTCAAAAACGCGGACGCCATCGGCTCCTTTTTGAATTTCACCGTAGTCTACGGTTTCGGATTTGAATTCGATTTTAGCGGCCTTGTCCTGTGCGGTAAGGGATAATCCCATTAGGCCAACAAATAATACGAGTACAATTTTTTTCATTTTATTAAATTTAGGGAATTTCAAAAATAAATCTTTTAAGATGAACCTCCAAAATTCTTTTGTTATCTGTTAACGTTACTTATTTTTGTTTCGTATTTGAAACTAGGCAAAATTGCCATAAATTATATATAACGTAACTTCTTATTTCGGTCTTTATTGTTATGACCGTCAATCCTTAGACAAAAACCGTTCCAAAAATATGGATATCCCTTCTAAATATGACGCCCTAAAAGCTGAAAACCACTGGTATGATTACTGGATGGAGCATGATTATTTTTCATCTACCCCAGATGAAAGAGAGCCTTATACTATTGTAATTCCTCCTCCTAACGTAACCGGAGTGCTTCATATGGGGCATATGCTGAACGTCACTATTCAAGATGTATTGACCAGAAGGGCCCGTTTAATGGGTAAGAATGCATGTTGGGTACCGGGAATGGACCACGCTTCTATTGCTACAGAGGCTAAAGTTGTGGCAAAATTGAAAGCCCAAGGCATAGATAAAGCCGATTTAACTCGCGAAGAGTTTTTAAAACACGCGTGGGATTGGACAGATGAGTATGGTGGGGTTATTCTTGGTCAGCTCAAAAAATTAGGTGCTTCGTGTGATTGGGATCGTACCAAATTCACCATGGATGACGATATGTATAAATCGGTCATTAAAGTATTTGTTGATTTATTCAATAAAGGATTGATATACAGAGGGCACCGTATGGTAAATTGGGACCCAGAAGCGCAGACGACACTTTCCGATGAAGAAGTAATTTATGAGGAAAAACAGGGGCTTTTATATTACCTGTCATATCCAATTGAAGGTTCTGATGAGCGCGTAACCATTGCTACGACAAGGCCTGAGACTATATTAGGGGATACGGCTATCTGTATTAATCCTAATGATGAAAGGTATCATCATTTAAGGGGTAAAAAAGTAATTGTTCCTATATCAGGTAGGGTGATACCTATCATAGAAGATGAGTATGTAGATATTGAATTCGGTACGGGATGTTTGAAAATAACGCCAGCCCACGATATTAATGATAAGGCTTTAGGTGAAAAGCATGGCCTTGAAACTATAGATATCTTTAACGCAGATGCAACGCTAAATTCTTTTGGATTGCATTATGAGGGAAAAGACCGTTTTGTAGTTCGAAAAGAAATTACCAAGGAGCTTGAAGAAAAAGGATTTTTGGTCAAAAAGGAGAACTACGTTAATAAAGTAGGTACTTCAGAACGTACTAAAGCTGTTATTGAACCTCGTTTAAGTGATCAGTGGTTCCTAAAGATGGAAGATTTGGTAAAGCCGGCTATCAAAGCTGTTCTTGAAACGGAAGAGGTTAAATTCTTCCCTAAAAAGTTCGAGAATACCTATCGTCATTGGATGGAGAACATTCGCGACTGGAATATTTCGCGCCAATTGTGGTGGGGACAGCAGATTCCTGCCTTTTATTTTGGTGATGGACAAGAAGATTTTGTAGTAGCAGAAACTGCAGTTGAAGCCTTAAAATTGGCTCAAGAGAAATCAGGAAATGCCAATTTGACAGAGGCAGACCTTAGGCAGGATGAAGATGCGCTAGATACTTGGTTTTCTTCTTGGTTATGGCCTATTAGTGTCTTTAACGGCATTTTAGAGCCGGATAATAAAGAGATAAATTACTATTATCCAACCAATGATTTGGTGACCGGTCCAGATATTATTTTCTTCTGGGTAGCTAGAATGATTATTTCTGGTTATGAATACCGTGATGAACGGCCTTTCAAAAATGTGTATTTTACTGGGTTGGTTCGTGATAAGCAGCGTAGAAAAATGTCTAAATCGCTAGGAAATTCTCCTGATGCACTTAAGTTGATAGAAGACTACGGAGCAGATGGTGTTCGTGTTGGACTTTTACTAAGCTCTGCTGCGGGTAACGACCTAATGTTCGATGAAGATTTATGCCAGCAAGGTAAGAATTTTGCCAATAAAATATGGAATGGTTTCCGATTGTTGAAAGGGTGGGAGATTGCAGATTTGCCACAACCTGAAGCATCAAGATTAGGTATTGAATGGTATAGAGCTAAATTCAATAAAACCTTAGTAGAGATTGAAGACCATTTTAGCAAGTATCGTATTTCAGATGCCTTAATGGCAATTTATAAGTTGGTTTGGGATGATTATAGTTCATGGTTGTTGGAGATTATTAAGCCAGATTATCAGAAACCTATAGATAGAACTACTTATGAAGCAGTAATTGTTTTATTTGAACAGAATTTAAAACTGTTACATCCGTTTATGCCCTTCTTGACAGAAGAAGTTTGGCAACACATTACAGAACGCACACCGGAAGATGCTTTGGTTATTTCTAAATGGCCAAAAGTAGAGAAGGTAGATGAAGCGCTTATAGAAAGTTTTGATGTGGCTGCAGAAGTGGTGTCCGGTGTTCGGAATATTCGAAAAGAAAAGAATATTCCAATGAAAGAGAGTTTAGAGCTTATGGTTCTCAACGAAGGGAATTTTGCTAAAACTTGGGATGTGGTTATAGAGAAGCTGACCAATGTTGGTGAAGTTGCTTATGTTGATGCTACGGTTGAAGGTGCTTTATCTTTCCGTGTAAAAAGCAACGAGTACTTTGTTCCAATGAGCGGCGCAATTGATGTTGAGGCCGAAATTAAAAAGATTGAAGAAGAGTTGAAGTATACCAACGGCTTTTTGAAATCTGTTCAGAAGAAACTATCTAATGAGCGTTTTGTAAACAATGCACCAGAAAAGGTGATAACTATAGAGCGCCAAAAGCAAGCAGATGCTGAGGCAAAAATAGAAACACTAGAGAAAAGTTTGGCAAGTTTGAAGTAAGCTTTTTTTCTTAAAAATTAATGCAGCCGGATATTCTTTTATTAGAATATCCGGCTGTTCTGTTAAGTAACCCTCAGGAGTGCTTTAATTACTTTTTGTTATTAAATGATTTTAAAAACATACTATTCTTTTGATTCATTTTTATTCTTTTCGTAGGTCTTGAGTGATTGAAACGTGAATTACGAACTACCAAATGAACTGAAATTCATTTATGACCGTATATTGTTATGTCTTGAGATTTTAACGACATCGAAAATTAGTTTGTATAGCTCCATATTCTTACTTGGGTACATGTTTTTTAAGATTTGTCTGATCTGCTTAAGTCATTGGAGGCCCCAATTGTCATAATTTTAAATGTTCCCCCATTGTATGACTTCGGGGTCCTTCTTTTTTGTATTGCAAGTAAATTTTAGCCAGTATATCTTCTTATTTAATTTTTCATGTTTATATTTATGTAAAACCAACATAACATGAAAAAGATAACATTTTTTGCAGCTCTTTTATCAGTTTTTTTTGTGACTTCACAAGAAGCTGAGACCGAAATTCTATCACCTGAAATTCAAATTAAAACAGCGGTTCTGCCTGCGCCAGAAGCAGATAAAGATGCTGCCATTGTCTATGGGTATGATAGTTCGGGGAATTTGGTGGTGTTGAGGGAGGGAACCAATAATTTAGTATGTATTGGCGATGACCCAACAAAAGAAGGAGTGAGTGTGGCATGTTATTCCAAAACATTGGAACCTTTTATGAAAAGGGGTAGAGAATTGACCGCAGAAGGAAAAAACACAAAAGAAAAAAGAGAAATTCAAGGAGCCGAGGTTGCTGCAGGTAAATGGCAGATGCCTATAGTGCCAAGTATGCTTTATATTTATTACGGTAGTGACGAGGCTTACGATAAGAAAACAGGTGAATTGGGAGATGGACAATACCGATATGTTATATACACTCCATTTGCTACGGTAGAATCCACTGGATTACCATCAAAGCCTCATGAAAAAGGGATGCCTTGGTTAATGGATCCTGGTACTTTTCGCGCTCATATTATGGTAGGTCCTTTTAATTAAATTAGGACCAATTAGAAAAAACGACTAAATTCTGTTGTTTATTATAGTTTCATTTTCTTTTAACTTAATCTACTTTAAGTGGAAACGTATGCTCAGGCACTCTTATATGCAATCCCATTTTTTGTGGCTCTACTAGCTGTTGAAATAGGTTATGGATATTTCATCAAAAATCAAAAGCATAAAGTAATGGATTCAGTTTCGAGTATAAGCTCGGGCTTTACAAATATTATAAAAGATACTTTAGGCCTAGGTTTTATCCTGGTGACCTATCCTTTTTTATTGGAACATTTAGCGGTATTTAAAATGGAGAGTACGTGGCTATTGTGGTTTGTTGCATTTATTGTCATTGATTTTGCAGGATATTGGAATCATCGTCTAAATCATAAAATAAATTTTTTCTGGAATCAACATGTTATACATCATAGTAGTGAAGAGTTTAACCTAGCCTGCGCTTTACGACAGCCCATTTCTAATTTAGTAGGATATTTTCCATTGTTAATACTTCCTGCAGCTATTTTGGGTATTCCCAACGAAGTAATAGCCATATTGGCTCCTGTCCATCTTTTTGCACAGTTTTGGTATCATACCCAACATATAGGTAAAATGGGTTGGGCGGAATATATTATTGTTACACCATCCCAGCACAGAGTGCACCACGCTATAAATCCTGAATATATAGATAAGAACTTAGGGCAAATTCTTTGTGTGTGGGATCGGTGGTTTGGTACTTTTCAAGAAGAGTTAAAGGATGTTCCACCTCAATACGGTGTATTAAAACCAGCTTCAACTTGGAATCCAATACCTATTAATTTTCAACATTTCTGGCGGTTGTTACAAGATGCTTGGCGTACAAGAAGCTACTATGATAAATTTCGTATTTGGTTTATGCCAACGGGCTGGAGGCCTGATGATGTCAAAGAGAAATATCCAATAACCATAATTGGAGATGTATATGGATTTACACGCTATGAAACACCTGCATCTAATGCTTTAAAATTCTATGTGGTTTTTCAATTGATAGCTACCACTCTCTTGTTATGGTTCATGTTCTATAATTTTGAGACTATAGGAGTTAGCGGTCTTTTACTTTTTGGATTTATAGTTTTTACTGGTATTTATGGGTACACTACTTTAATGGATAGAAAGCAACACGCTGCTTATGTTGAATTATTTAGAGGAGTGCTGGGCTTAGTATTGATAATTTTTACAGGAGATTGGTTTGGCATGAATTACTATATATCCTTTGGGAGTTGGCTTGTTGTTTTTTACTTTTTAATTACTATATTTTCAGGATTATATTTCACGTATTTTGAATCTTCCACTATAAAGAAAAATACAATAGCCTAATTGGGTTTAACAAAGATAATTTTAGGAGCCTTTTAAAGAAAAGAGCTGTATCAAACTTTTAATTTAACACGGTTATGAGACCTTTTATTTTAGCAGAAACGAATTGGGAAGCCTTAAAGGATGAAAAGTTCGATTTAGCCATATTACCTTGGGGTGCAACCGAGGCACACAATTACCACTTGCCTTATGCTACGGATAATTATCAAGCAGACCATATGACTGCAGAATCTGCACGTGTAGCGTGGGAGAAAGGAGGGAAGCCTATAGTGTTGCCCACGCTTCCGTTTGGAGTTAATACAGGGCAGTCTGATATTTATCTAGATATTAACTTAAATCCAAGTACGCAATTCGCTATTTTGACTGATATAGTAGAAGTGCTCAATAGACAAGGTGTTTATAAATTACTTATTTTTAATGGCCATGGCGGTAATAACTTCAAACCTTTGGTTCGTGAGCTGGGATATAAATTCCCTAAAATGTTTATCAGCTTTTGCTTCTTTCCAGGGGTGTTGAACAAGGATTTGTATTTTGATGAAAAAGGAGACCATGCAGATGAAATGGAAACTAGTCTCATGCTTCATTTACGACCCGATTTGGTATTACCAAGAGAAAAATGGGGAGATGGAGCTTCTAAAAAATATAAAATTCAATCTTTTTCAGAAGGTTGGGCTTGGGCAGAAAGAGAGTGGTCAAAAATAAGTGAAGATACTGGTGTAGGTAACCCACATAAATCTACCAAAGAAAAAGGGGGGCGGTTCTTTAATGATGTTACCCAGAAAATGGGCGATTTTATCTATGAACTCTGTAAAGCGGATACGGAAGACCTTTACGAATAAAACAGGCTACAATAGTTGAAAAAAGTAATAATTATTCTTTACCTCTAACTTCAACTTTAACGAGTTTAATATATGCCTTCATAGCATCATCTCGCTTAATGTTTTTAGCCTGAATTAGTGCATTGGCTTTAAAAGCATTGATCAAAGGAGTTCTACTTCCCGGATTGCTATAGTTTCTATTCGCTATTTTATAATAAGCGTATAGCTTAAGCAGTAGATCGGCCGGCAGAGGTTCGGTAAAGTTATTCATGAACTCTACCGCCTTGTCGAAATCAGTATGTAATTTCTCCTTCTTCATTCTTTTTTAGAACTGCGGCAACACACGTTTCTGCACCGATTACTTTTTGGTTTAGTTTTACGGTAATTGCACAGTCTAACGGCAAAAACAAATCAACTCTTGACCCAAATTTTATGAAACCTGCATCTTCACCTTGCTGAACGTTATCACCTTCTTCCGCATAATTGACAATACGTCTCGCTAAGGCACCAGCAATCTGTCTGTAAAGGATATCTCCAAATTTAGGTGTCCGTATAACTACAGTTGTTCGTTCGTTCTCTGTACTGGACTTAGGGTGCCAAGCTACTAAATATTTACCAGGATGATATTTTGAGTATTTTACACTTCCGCTTACGGGATAACGCGTAACATGAACGTTTATAGGCGACATAAAAATAGAAACCTGTATACGTTTGTCTTTAAAGTATTCGGTTTCTTCAACCTCTTCAATAACAACTACTTTTCCGTCAACGGGCGCCAAGATGTCATCAAAGTTTTTTGCTGCCCTACGTGTAGGGTTTCTAAAGAATTGCAAAATCAAAATTAAAAACACGAGAGCAATTAATTGAATTCCCAACCGTAGCCATGGAATGTCAATAGCATATTGAGAGCCAAGTACAACTAAAGCCACAATAAAAAAGGTGATCAGGATAATTTTTTGACCCTCTCTATGAAACATGTGCGAAAATTTTTAAAGTTAAGTATGCAAAAGGTGCGGCAAATATTAAACTATCTAGGCGATCTAACATGCCGCCATGGCCAGGTAAAATAGCACCACTATCTTTTACGCCTGCCGTTCTTTTAAATTTTGACTCAATTAAATCACCTAAGTTCCCCGTAACTACAATTACAATAGCCAACATAACCCATTGCAGGGGATTTAAGATGGGCTCGTACTTAGCCATAAAATAAGCCGTTCCAACGGCGAAAACTAAACCACCAAGTGCACCTTCAATTGTTTTCTTTGGTGATACCGCAGAGAACAACTTTGTGCGCCCAAAGCTACGACCAACAATGTAAGCAAACGAATCATTTACCCAAATTAAGATAAAAATACCTATAATTAAAAATTTGGCAAAGTCATTATTGGTATATGGAATCATTGTAAGGAAAATGCAACCGCCTCCTACATAGAATAAGCCAATAAGAAATTTTTGAATTGTATTAAAGAGTTTAGTCCTTTTAGAAAAAAGAAAAAACAGAAGCATAAAGTTTACGGCTAGAGTACACCCTAAAAGAATGTAAACCAGATACATATCACTTACGAAATATATATAGGCCCACCACAATATTAAATAGGCTCCATAAATATGGAGTCCCTTTAACCCAACAAGTTTTTTGTATTCATTTAGACAGGCAAGTCCAAATATCATAAATAAAAAGTCGAAAGCATCCGAACTTAAAAAGACCACGGACAATAATAAAAAGATGTAAACAACTCCTGTAATCGACCGCCTTAAAATTTCCTTCATACTATTATAGGTCTTCCAAAAGTAAAAGGTACAGGTTCTTAGAACTGCTTCCGTAAGTTAGGAAATCATCTGAGTTTCCTTCGTTTGCCTGAAAGTGCTTTAGTGTAGTAATGTTTGCGGGAATATTATGACCGTATTTTTTCTTAATCGTTTTTAAGCCTTCACCTATAGATTCCACTAGTTGACTAGTGGTAGCAAATACGATTACATTGTAAGGTAGTTCGTTAAGCTTTTTATCCATTAGTTGATTAGAACAAACCAATATAGATCCATTTTGAGCAATTAAATGCTCGCAAGTGGTGAAAAAGACTTCACTATCTCTGCTAGTATTTGTAAAGCTAATGTTTTCTTTTGCGAACTTTTCTTTGAGCTTTGGGTTCATGACATAGAAGGGGTGTTCCTGCCAGCTATTCTCATTAACGATATTCTTTACCGCTTGAGAAATTTCTGAAAAAGAATCGCAGTAAAGAAATTTACCACCATTTTGTTTAAAATGTATGGTAAATTTCTCATCTACAGGAATGTTCAGGTCGGGCATATGCGCACCTCTAGTTTCCGCTGTTTCTTTGGAAACCTTCTTTTGCTTACCACCGCCGAATAATTTGTCAAATAGCCCCATTTGCTCTTATAAAACTCAATGCGTGTTCTCCTCTAGTTAAAGAAAACGCTAAATATTCTTATTTATTTTCCTCACCTTCTTCTGCTAACGTATCCTCGGCGGATGATTTTTTAGTAGAAATTTTTTCTTGTCCTTTTTTATCGAATTCTTCACCGAAATCTCTTTTACCGAAAATCTTCTCTAAATCTTCTTTAAAGATTACCTCTTTTTCCAGCAATCTTTCTGCAAGAATAGTAAGCTTATCTTTATTATCGGTCAATACTTGAATAGCTCTTTGGTACTGCTCTTCAATAATTCTAGATATCTCTTTGTCAATTTTTCTGGCAGTATCCTCACTATAAGGTTTGGAGAAACCGTATGAATCTTGTCCTGAAGAATCATAAAAGGTAACGTTCCCAATCTCGTCATTAAGACCATAGATGGTTACCATTGCTCTGGCTTGTTTAGTTACTTTTTCCAAATCGCTTAAAGCTCCTGTAGAAATCTTGTTGAAAATAACTTTTTCAGCAGCTCTACCTCCCATGGTAGCACACATTTCATCTAGCATCTGCTCTGGACGAACAATTAGGCGTTCTTCTGGTAAATACCACGCAGCACCTAAGGATTGCCCTCTTGGAACGATAGTTACTTTTACCAATGGAGCAGCATGCTCAAGCATCCAACTTGTAGTGGCATGACCCGCTTCATGGTAAGCAATAGTTTCCTTCTCACCAGGAGTAATTATTTTATTCTTTTTCTCTAATCCACCAACAATTCTGTCAACGGCATCCAAGAAATCTTGTTTAGTAACGGCTTTTTTCTCTTTTCTTGCAGCAATTAATGCAGCTTCATTACAAACATTGGCAATGTCCGCACCAGAGAAACCAGGTGTTTGTCTCGCTAAAAATTCTGTATCTAAAGCTTCAGCAGTTTTAATAGGTCTTAGGTGAACTTCAAAAATTTCTTCACGTTCCCTAATATCCGGTAAGTCCACATATATCTGTCTGTCAAAACGTCCAGCCCGCATCAATGCTTTATCCAATACATCTGCACGGTTGGTAGCAGCTAATACAATAACATTAGTGTTTGTTCCAAAACCGTCCATCTCAGTAAGTAACTGGTTGAGCGTATTTTCACGTTCATCATTAGAACCGGTAAAGTTGTTTTTACCACGTGCACGGCCAATAGCATCTATCTCATCAATAAATATAATGGCAGGTGATTTATCTTTAGCTTGTTTGAAAAGGTCACGTACTCTTGACGCACCTACACCAACAAACATTTCTACGAAATCAGAACCAGATAGAGAGAAGAAAGGTACTTTGGCTTCTCCTGCAACAGCTTTGGCTAAAAGGGTCTTACCCGTTCCCGGAGGACCTACAAGAAGGGCTCCTTTAGGTATCTTTCCACCAAGAGAAGTATACTTGTCCGGGTTTCTTAGAAATTCAACAATTTCTTCAACTTCTTCTTTTGCGCCTTCTAGGCCTGCAACATCTTTAAAAGATGTTCTAGTGTCTGTCTTTTCATCAAAAAGCTTTGCTTTAGATTTGCCGATGTTAAAAAGTTGACCACCAGCACCGCCGCCGCCGCCGCCAGACATTCTACGCATCAAATAAATCCAAATACCAATTATTAAAACAAAAGGTAATATACCTAAAAGAAGATCCATTAGATAGTTATTGTCCGTATCATAATCGACAATAGTATCTAGGTTGTTTTCTTTTTTTATATTTTTGATTTCATTCTCAAAGTTCTGTAAATCACCATAATCCAAAACATATTGCGGAACAACACCTGTTGAAGGAAGTAGTGGCTTTTCAGCTACATCTTTATGAACATCCTTTGCCATGGCTTCGTCTGTAAGAAAGACTTTAGCTTGACGGGTATTGGTAATGATCATAATTTCTTTGACATCACCATTTCTAAGGTATTCTTGTAACTCTGAAGTTGTTGTCTTTTTGGTGCTGGCTAAGTTGCCACTACCTATAAATTGAAAACCAATTAAAAGTATTGCAATCAATCCATAAATCCACCATGAACTGAACTTCGGTTTCTTTGTATTCGTGTTGTTATCTTTAGCCATTATTTTTTTTTACTGATTCAAACTGCTACTACTTTCTATCTTGGTCACTTTAGCATCTCCCCAAAGGCCCTCAATATCATAATACTCCCGAATATGTTTTTGGAAAACATGTACAACAACGTTTACGTAATCCATAAGCACCCATTCGGCATTATCTTCGCCTTCTACATGCCAAGGTTTATCTTGTATTGCTTTACTAACGATTTTACGAATCGACCCTACTATGGCGTTTACGTGTGTGTTTGAAGTACCATTACTAATTATAAAGTAGTCGCAAACTGTGTTTTCTATATCTCTAAGATCAAGTAAATAAATATCATGACCCTTAACTTCTTCTATTCCCTGTAATATCAATGCAAT includes:
- a CDS encoding valine--tRNA ligase → MDIPSKYDALKAENHWYDYWMEHDYFSSTPDEREPYTIVIPPPNVTGVLHMGHMLNVTIQDVLTRRARLMGKNACWVPGMDHASIATEAKVVAKLKAQGIDKADLTREEFLKHAWDWTDEYGGVILGQLKKLGASCDWDRTKFTMDDDMYKSVIKVFVDLFNKGLIYRGHRMVNWDPEAQTTLSDEEVIYEEKQGLLYYLSYPIEGSDERVTIATTRPETILGDTAICINPNDERYHHLRGKKVIVPISGRVIPIIEDEYVDIEFGTGCLKITPAHDINDKALGEKHGLETIDIFNADATLNSFGLHYEGKDRFVVRKEITKELEEKGFLVKKENYVNKVGTSERTKAVIEPRLSDQWFLKMEDLVKPAIKAVLETEEVKFFPKKFENTYRHWMENIRDWNISRQLWWGQQIPAFYFGDGQEDFVVAETAVEALKLAQEKSGNANLTEADLRQDEDALDTWFSSWLWPISVFNGILEPDNKEINYYYPTNDLVTGPDIIFFWVARMIISGYEYRDERPFKNVYFTGLVRDKQRRKMSKSLGNSPDALKLIEDYGADGVRVGLLLSSAAGNDLMFDEDLCQQGKNFANKIWNGFRLLKGWEIADLPQPEASRLGIEWYRAKFNKTLVEIEDHFSKYRISDALMAIYKLVWDDYSSWLLEIIKPDYQKPIDRTTYEAVIVLFEQNLKLLHPFMPFLTEEVWQHITERTPEDALVISKWPKVEKVDEALIESFDVAAEVVSGVRNIRKEKNIPMKESLELMVLNEGNFAKTWDVVIEKLTNVGEVAYVDATVEGALSFRVKSNEYFVPMSGAIDVEAEIKKIEEELKYTNGFLKSVQKKLSNERFVNNAPEKVITIERQKQADAEAKIETLEKSLASLK
- a CDS encoding DUF1573 domain-containing protein — translated: MKKIVLVLFVGLMGLSLTAQDKAAKIEFKSETVDYGEIQKGADGVRVFEFTNTGQAPLIISKVSSSCGCTIPKKPEDPILPGKTGEISVKYDTNRVGPIRKAITVISNADTPTKVLKIKGEVKAADGK
- a CDS encoding PDZ domain-containing protein, coding for MLLSSLVTAQGFNLPKGQKIEKLKFQLINNLIVVPIEVNGTELSFLLDSGVSTPILFNISEKDSIQINNVSEITIKGFGGDVPIKALVSNGNQFRLKNITNEDQKLFVVMDKSINFSTSMGIPVHGIIGYDLFRDFVVDINYIRKTIKFRDSESYVYSKNKNKQVLPLSIRSKKAYLNTGLYLKDRKEFSVRLLLDTGSSDALWLFKNDSIDVPDKHYDDFLGKGLNGNIYGKRTKVDGLRIGRFMLNDAKAAFPDKESMRELKNLTGRNGSIGGCVLKRFNVVFDYQRNRITFSKNSNFGKPFKYNLSGLDLQHEGIRYIAESIADDQGVVYNHKSDFGNVQLLFEGQTRLSVAPEIIVSAIRAGSPAHEAGLKEGDVILAVNGKKIHRYKLQDILEMINEKEGKRVKLLIERYNSDLLFSFVLKNMLK
- a CDS encoding pyridoxal phosphate-dependent aminotransferase, which encodes MPSVSHKGLSMPESPIRKLVPYAEEAKKKGAKVIHLNIGQPDIKTPQVALDAVKNNTLEVIAYSRTEGSEEYREKLAAYYAKNNIHVTAKDIIVTTGGSEALAFTMGSIADNDDEIIIPEPFYANYNGFATATGVKVVPVISHIDSNFALPAIEEFEKLITPKTKAILICNPGNPTGYLYTKEEIKKLAAIVKKHDLFLIADEVYREFTYDGKEHYSILQEEGLEENAIIVDSVSKRYSMCGARIGCLVTKNKDVIKTALKFAQARLSPPTYAQIASEAALETPQSYFDDVKEEYVGRRNVLIEELEKIEGIKVGKPQGAFYCIAELPITDADDFAQWLLEDFRLNNETVMVAPAAGFYASEGLGKNQIRIAYVLDKENLKRAVNILKEALKSYIA